One Nocardioides aromaticivorans genomic window carries:
- a CDS encoding YdeI/OmpD-associated family protein: MVKDEEPGRMGGSAERPARFFADEAEFEAWLARHHDTETELWMGIYKKHVPEQGLTWARAVPVALCWGWIDSVAQRIDDDAVRQRWSPRKRTSNWSKVNLELVEQLRAEGRMQPSGLAIWEQRKPDPAPYTHEVDGELVLPEPYAAQLAASPAATAFWEAATRTYRRICVNWVLSAKQEATRDRRMAQLVVCSAAGEMIPSQRYGEIPKWVDRAAAAARDA; this comes from the coding sequence ATGGTGAAGGACGAGGAGCCCGGCCGGATGGGTGGCAGCGCGGAGCGGCCCGCCCGCTTCTTCGCCGACGAGGCCGAGTTCGAGGCCTGGCTGGCCCGCCACCACGACACCGAGACCGAACTGTGGATGGGGATCTACAAGAAGCACGTCCCCGAGCAGGGGCTCACCTGGGCGCGCGCGGTCCCCGTCGCGTTGTGCTGGGGCTGGATCGACTCGGTCGCCCAGCGGATCGACGACGACGCCGTCCGCCAGCGCTGGAGTCCCCGCAAGAGGACCAGCAACTGGAGCAAGGTCAACCTCGAGCTCGTCGAGCAGCTCCGAGCCGAGGGCCGCATGCAGCCCAGCGGGCTGGCGATCTGGGAGCAGCGCAAGCCCGACCCGGCGCCGTACACGCACGAGGTCGACGGCGAGCTCGTGCTCCCCGAGCCCTACGCCGCCCAGCTCGCCGCGAGCCCTGCCGCCACGGCGTTCTGGGAGGCCGCGACCCGCACCTACCGCCGGATCTGCGTCAACTGGGTGCTCAGCGCCAAGCAGGAGGCCACCCGCGACCGGCGGATGGCCCAGCTGGTCGTCTGCTCGGCAGCCGGCGAGATGATCCCGAGCCAGCGCTACGGGGAGATCCCGAAGTGGGTCGACCGGGCGGCAGCGGCGGCTCGCGACGCCTGA